A window of Spirochaeta isovalerica contains these coding sequences:
- a CDS encoding DUF58 domain-containing protein, which produces MIWGASVCFLFILLLILSLLQVFILRRAYRRNPPDCPLPLSVNAGERFSVPLEIPVPLLFPGFRILWKTSLIWEEGKRSLSASVSPGRKGRLTDLVFPLAQRGVYRGFSGRLVLEDLFGFFSLPLYRGDPATLYVYPKLNGSDFEKDQVVSGGASATDDPARIRTDELLEVRKYYPGDDARRINWKMYASTGEMFLRIGEETPPPSGEAELCLFADSEAVASMSRASFYTDELIDGMLALIRRFAEKGSRVLIHISEKKPLVYDSEKPDKLLKALAALSPESPPPGLPESEYLYVIAHPGSASLTGLPRKRKKETKIYLFSGRSAAGKSFLLKTLLLRNGEISSILAGKRERDRLEYLYNENISYLQKEGRGKIHAGTL; this is translated from the coding sequence ATGATCTGGGGAGCTTCGGTTTGTTTTCTCTTTATCCTCCTGCTTATACTCTCTCTCCTTCAGGTTTTCATACTCCGGCGCGCATACAGGAGAAATCCTCCTGACTGTCCGCTTCCTTTGTCGGTAAATGCAGGGGAACGTTTTTCCGTTCCACTTGAAATCCCGGTTCCTCTGCTGTTTCCCGGTTTCCGGATTTTATGGAAAACATCTTTGATCTGGGAAGAAGGGAAACGGAGCCTCTCGGCATCTGTCTCCCCCGGAAGGAAAGGCCGTCTGACTGATCTGGTTTTCCCTCTGGCTCAGAGAGGAGTATATCGGGGCTTTTCCGGCAGGTTGGTTCTGGAGGACCTTTTCGGTTTTTTTTCACTTCCCCTCTATCGGGGCGATCCCGCAACACTATATGTTTATCCGAAACTCAACGGGTCGGATTTCGAAAAAGACCAGGTCGTTTCCGGTGGAGCCTCCGCCACGGATGATCCGGCCAGGATCCGTACCGATGAACTGCTGGAAGTCCGCAAGTATTATCCCGGAGATGATGCGAGACGTATCAACTGGAAAATGTATGCCTCGACGGGCGAAATGTTTCTTCGCATAGGAGAAGAGACTCCGCCCCCTTCCGGCGAAGCTGAACTCTGTCTTTTTGCTGATTCTGAGGCGGTTGCCTCCATGAGCCGCGCATCTTTTTACACCGATGAGCTTATAGACGGTATGCTGGCTCTGATCAGGCGATTTGCAGAAAAAGGCTCCCGCGTGCTGATTCACATTTCTGAAAAAAAGCCATTGGTCTATGATTCTGAAAAACCGGACAAGCTGTTGAAAGCCCTGGCGGCTCTCTCTCCGGAGAGTCCGCCTCCGGGACTTCCCGAATCGGAATATCTCTATGTCATAGCTCATCCCGGATCCGCGTCCCTTACGGGGTTACCCCGCAAGAGGAAAAAAGAAACAAAGATCTATCTCTTTTCAGGACGGAGCGCTGCGGGTAAATCATTTCTATTGAAGACTCTGCTTTTGCGCAACGGTGAGATTTCATCAATACTGGCCGGGAAAAGAGAGAGAGACAGGCTGGAATACCTATACAATGAAAACATATCCTATTTGCAAAAAGAGGGAAGGGGAAAAATCCATGCCGGTACTCTATAA
- the moaC gene encoding cyclic pyranopterin monophosphate synthase MoaC, with product MADEKNELTHTDEAGKAKMVDVGHKDDTRRVARASGEIRMKRETLELVKNNAMKKGDVLAVARVAGIMAAKQTHALIPMCHPLLLTSVKVDFHINDEESKIEIYGEAALTGKTGVEMEALQAVSTAALTIFDMCKAVEHTMEIGAIRVISKEGGKSGSWRNENAL from the coding sequence TTGGCGGATGAGAAGAATGAGCTGACCCATACCGATGAGGCCGGTAAGGCAAAAATGGTCGATGTGGGTCATAAAGATGATACGAGAAGAGTGGCCCGGGCATCGGGAGAGATCAGGATGAAAAGGGAAACTCTGGAGCTTGTGAAAAATAACGCTATGAAAAAAGGCGATGTTCTCGCCGTCGCCAGGGTCGCCGGAATCATGGCTGCCAAGCAGACTCATGCCCTTATTCCCATGTGCCACCCTCTGCTGCTTACATCTGTAAAAGTCGATTTTCATATCAATGACGAGGAGTCGAAAATTGAAATCTATGGAGAGGCGGCGCTGACCGGTAAAACCGGTGTTGAAATGGAAGCCCTGCAGGCTGTTTCCACAGCGGCGCTGACTATTTTCGATATGTGCAAGGCTGTCGAGCACACCATGGAAATCGGCGCTATCCGCGTTATTTCCAAAGAAGGGGGCAAAAGCGGTTCATGGAGGAATGAAAATGCCCTATAA
- the proC gene encoding pyrroline-5-carboxylate reductase: MNKKIGFIGTGNMGSAMIGGLISRGTVKAEAILVSDRNGDSLSGAETRWPGISCSTDNSSTVKGADIIILAVKPHIYKAVIEEIAPLVDESKIIVTIAAGVTISQAETMFGKDVKIVRTMPNTPALVGEGVTAYCCNSHVSESEEREIIPVLESFGIVEKIGEEYFHSVIAVSGSSPAYVFLFIEAMADAAVLQGLPRAQAYRMASQAVLGAAKMVRETGTHPGELKDAVCSPGGTTIEAVRTLEKGAFRSTVIEAMNNCALKSKEMTKG; encoded by the coding sequence ATGAATAAGAAAATCGGATTCATCGGCACGGGCAATATGGGAAGTGCCATGATCGGGGGATTGATATCCCGCGGTACGGTTAAAGCCGAAGCCATTCTGGTAAGCGACAGAAACGGGGACTCTCTCTCTGGAGCTGAAACCCGGTGGCCGGGTATCAGCTGTTCGACGGACAACAGCAGCACTGTCAAAGGGGCGGATATCATTATCCTCGCCGTAAAGCCCCATATCTATAAGGCCGTTATAGAGGAAATTGCCCCTCTTGTCGACGAAAGCAAAATAATAGTTACAATCGCCGCTGGCGTTACGATCTCACAGGCTGAGACCATGTTCGGGAAGGACGTGAAAATCGTCCGGACCATGCCCAATACACCTGCCCTTGTCGGCGAAGGCGTGACAGCCTATTGCTGCAACAGCCATGTTTCGGAAAGCGAGGAAAGAGAAATCATCCCCGTACTGGAAAGCTTCGGCATAGTGGAAAAGATTGGAGAGGAATATTTCCACAGCGTCATCGCCGTCAGCGGCAGTTCGCCAGCCTATGTCTTCCTGTTTATCGAAGCCATGGCCGATGCGGCCGTCCTCCAGGGGCTGCCCCGGGCTCAGGCATACCGCATGGCTTCCCAGGCCGTTCTGGGAGCGGCAAAAATGGTTCGGGAAACGGGAACCCATCCCGGAGAATTGAAAGACGCGGTCTGCTCGCCCGGAGGCACAACCATAGAAGCCGTGCGCACTCTGGAGAAAGGAGCTTTCCGCTCTACGGTAATAGAAGCCATGAATAACTGCGCCCTCAAGTCAAAAGAAATGACAAAGGGCTGA
- a CDS encoding MogA/MoaB family molybdenum cofactor biosynthesis protein, with product MPYKATILTISDKGYAGEREDKSGPILKLKLEEMGFETAEVQILPDDRTMISSRLKEICLSGSADLILTTGGTGAAPRDITPEASMDVIERPMPGLAELIRFEGMKFTKRAVLSRGVSGICKETLIINLAGSPKAAAEGMDILEPVLEHALHMLKSINLDHK from the coding sequence ATGCCCTATAAAGCAACTATTCTGACAATCAGCGATAAAGGATATGCCGGAGAGAGGGAGGATAAAAGCGGTCCCATTCTCAAATTGAAGCTCGAAGAAATGGGATTCGAAACGGCTGAGGTGCAAATTCTTCCCGATGACAGGACTATGATATCCTCCAGGTTAAAAGAAATCTGTCTGTCCGGTTCGGCTGACCTGATCCTTACGACCGGCGGAACAGGAGCGGCGCCGCGGGATATAACGCCCGAAGCCTCGATGGATGTCATCGAACGGCCCATGCCCGGTCTGGCGGAACTGATCCGCTTCGAGGGAATGAAATTCACAAAACGAGCCGTTCTCTCCAGAGGTGTTTCAGGTATCTGCAAAGAAACTCTCATCATCAATCTGGCCGGAAGTCCCAAAGCCGCAGCCGAAGGGATGGATATTCTCGAACCTGTGCTGGAACATGCTCTCCATATGCTTAAAAGTATAAATTTGGATCATAAATAA
- the moaA gene encoding GTP 3',8-cyclase MoaA — MKDVYGRSIDYLRISLTDRCNFRCRYCMPEEGVDMLSHRDILTFEEILAIVSVAVKRGISKVRLTGGEPLVRKGVAGLIRDLKSIDGINSISMTTNGFLLGEMAEELKERGLDRVNISLDTVNREKFLNITRRDGLDKVISGIDAAVKAGLNPVKLNSVIMRGTNDDEILNLVRFAQEKKVILRFIEQMPFGSYSREDFVSAEEIKGIITGEYGSPVKPDGDESALFAGFGPSEHSRFGEDGPVIGFITPVSNHFCGRCNRLRLTADGKLKPCLLSNEEIDLKSALRSGLSERDLESILTYAVDRKPKGHFLDSDIFESTRGMSKIGG, encoded by the coding sequence ATGAAAGACGTTTACGGACGCTCTATTGACTATCTCAGAATCTCTCTGACTGACAGATGTAATTTCAGATGCCGGTACTGTATGCCCGAAGAGGGAGTCGATATGCTGTCCCACCGGGATATTCTTACCTTTGAGGAAATTCTCGCCATTGTCTCTGTTGCTGTTAAGAGAGGAATATCCAAAGTCAGACTGACAGGGGGAGAGCCTCTTGTCCGCAAAGGTGTTGCCGGATTAATCCGGGATCTTAAATCGATCGACGGCATAAACAGTATTTCAATGACTACCAACGGGTTTCTTCTCGGGGAAATGGCTGAGGAATTGAAGGAACGGGGGCTTGATAGAGTGAATATCAGCCTCGATACGGTCAATAGAGAGAAATTTCTCAATATTACCAGACGAGACGGCCTTGATAAAGTCATCTCCGGTATCGATGCCGCCGTAAAAGCAGGTCTGAATCCCGTTAAACTAAATTCGGTGATAATGAGAGGGACAAATGACGATGAAATTCTGAATTTAGTCCGTTTTGCACAGGAGAAAAAAGTCATTCTCCGCTTTATCGAGCAAATGCCTTTCGGCAGCTATAGCAGAGAGGATTTTGTTTCCGCGGAAGAGATTAAGGGGATCATTACCGGAGAATACGGATCTCCTGTCAAACCAGATGGAGATGAATCGGCATTGTTCGCCGGGTTCGGGCCCTCTGAACATTCCCGTTTTGGCGAAGATGGTCCGGTCATAGGTTTCATAACCCCTGTCAGCAATCATTTTTGCGGCCGCTGCAACAGATTGAGATTGACAGCTGATGGAAAACTGAAACCCTGCCTCCTCTCCAACGAGGAAATCGATTTGAAATCAGCTCTCAGATCAGGTCTTTCAGAACGCGATCTGGAAAGCATATTGACATATGCTGTCGATAGAAAGCCCAAAGGGCACTTTCTGGACAGCGATATTTTTGAAAGCACCAGGGGGATGTCGAAAATTGGCGGATGA
- a CDS encoding AAA family ATPase, which yields MEFEQATELTHRLISAMGRVIKGKNDFLKLLITALLAEGHVLVEDLPGTGKTTAVKTLSRIIGSLDFKRIQFTPDLLPYDITGVEVWDPVSASFVLKKGPVFANIILADEINRTTPKVQSALLEVMAEKQVTIGTMTYPFEGLFFVAATENPIEFEGTYPLPEAQKDRFLMKLSIGYPDSESEFEIIKTDPSATSLEELTPICRPEELNDLIDAAKSVYCDDKLIRCAVSIAERTRNHSSVQMGVSPRGSLMLIKACRAFALVSGRDYVIDQDIADLAPLVFAHRIRLKNVKKSAESLIEEVTAVEIQKIPQ from the coding sequence ATGGAATTTGAGCAGGCAACGGAACTGACGCACCGTCTCATTTCCGCAATGGGCCGGGTCATAAAGGGAAAGAACGATTTTCTCAAATTGTTGATAACCGCTCTTCTGGCGGAAGGCCATGTCCTTGTGGAAGATCTTCCCGGCACGGGGAAAACCACAGCTGTAAAAACTCTCTCCCGGATTATCGGAAGCCTCGATTTTAAACGAATTCAGTTTACCCCCGATCTGCTCCCTTACGATATTACCGGAGTGGAAGTCTGGGATCCCGTCAGCGCTTCATTTGTGCTGAAAAAAGGGCCTGTATTCGCCAATATCATTCTGGCTGATGAAATTAACAGAACCACTCCGAAAGTGCAGTCGGCTCTTCTCGAGGTCATGGCGGAAAAACAGGTGACCATCGGAACGATGACCTATCCCTTCGAAGGGCTCTTTTTTGTCGCCGCGACGGAAAACCCCATTGAATTCGAGGGAACCTATCCTCTTCCGGAGGCTCAGAAAGACCGGTTTCTCATGAAGCTTTCCATTGGCTACCCCGATAGCGAAAGCGAGTTCGAGATTATTAAAACCGATCCGTCGGCAACCAGTCTGGAAGAACTCACTCCCATTTGCCGCCCCGAGGAACTCAATGATCTTATTGACGCGGCAAAATCGGTATATTGCGATGACAAACTGATCCGCTGTGCCGTTTCAATCGCCGAGAGAACCAGAAACCACAGCTCCGTCCAGATGGGCGTGTCTCCCCGCGGATCTCTTATGCTAATCAAAGCCTGCAGGGCCTTCGCTCTGGTGTCCGGACGGGATTATGTGATCGATCAGGATATTGCCGATCTGGCCCCGCTGGTTTTCGCACACCGCATTCGGCTGAAAAATGTAAAGAAATCCGCTGAATCGCTGATTGAGGAGGTTACGGCTGTTGAAATACAGAAAATTCCTCAGTAA
- a CDS encoding tetratricopeptide repeat protein: protein MGKTGFFIGRSTLDDVEAYLNNKGIDYTRAGLYDKALESFSEAISLDDSNPLFHFNIALVYEHVNRLEEAVLSLNRAIKLKSENDEYWNELGLVYYKQGERESAERCLKQALKLNQNSSAAWNNLGVLNFTGGNMKDACNCFQASVKYDGENADAWYNLADTWEELGDRRKSYEAREQYEKRRND, encoded by the coding sequence TTGGGTAAAACCGGCTTTTTTATCGGGAGGTCGACACTGGACGACGTTGAAGCCTATCTCAATAACAAAGGGATCGATTACACCCGGGCCGGTTTGTATGATAAAGCTCTTGAGTCCTTTTCCGAAGCTATCTCGCTGGATGATTCCAATCCGCTTTTCCATTTTAATATCGCGCTGGTCTATGAACATGTAAATCGTCTTGAAGAGGCGGTCCTCTCTCTCAACAGGGCCATTAAGTTAAAAAGTGAAAACGATGAATACTGGAACGAACTCGGTCTTGTATATTACAAACAGGGTGAGAGAGAAAGCGCTGAGCGTTGCCTTAAACAGGCTCTTAAGCTGAATCAGAACAGCTCCGCCGCCTGGAACAACCTCGGAGTTCTCAACTTTACGGGTGGTAACATGAAGGACGCCTGCAATTGCTTTCAGGCTTCGGTCAAATATGACGGGGAGAATGCCGATGCATGGTACAATCTGGCAGACACCTGGGAAGAACTGGGAGATCGGCGCAAAAGCTATGAAGCAAGAGAACAATACGAGAAGAGACGAAATGACTGA
- the ptsP gene encoding phosphoenolpyruvate--protein phosphotransferase produces MKKDNVELICSISELSSLFKEKTNVQGFLSKVTSTIAAHMNCDSCSIFLLDDISGELVLEATEGLNRDFIGKLRLKPGEGLTGQALMDENIIIESEGLKNPNYKKVLGFGEEVYHSFLAAPILSGLSKIGVLVLEHKIEDFFNINDQMAVKAIASQLATTLENAKLLISLRESRKIENKRITGPLHIRGIASGSGIATGKALILGDSPETVFLEAGDIDYGESIEDFEASLNSTVRQVEDLQEQMEVEHSDVASMIFSTHLLMLSDSSFSGEMANMINGGDSPVDSIIAIVNKYITIFKGSNNPRLQEKVQDIKDLGHRLLRNLRVEEHEEGDYSGQIIVARELLPSELIKITAQNAEGLVLFGGGATAHITILAKSLGVPIVFTDNKQIFDIQENSHLIIDANEGHIFVNPDAGTVRKYKRHNQSDRISEEEISSIGEQTYTADKKRIRLLANINLLSDLKNATLFKAEGIGLYRSEFPFIIRDNFPSEEEQFQIYKKLIERAPGEEMTLRTLDIGGDKILSYMKDIEEENPFLGLRAIRFLLKNEKIFQTQLKAMLRAGAGSNLRIMFPLISSVDDLIAARKVVDKCLKDLKRDGLKYNKKPEIGVMIELPSAVMVIEEICEMADFVSVGTNDLVQYMIGVDRSNDHVAWLYTAQHPAILRALKKIADGAALKKCDVSICGNIAGDEKLIEILIGLGFRKFSMNPAKIPEVQKRIEKIDTVEAAAKAEALLEKGLVSEVKEYFESHGI; encoded by the coding sequence ATGAAAAAAGATAATGTCGAACTGATATGCAGCATAAGCGAACTGTCCAGCCTCTTTAAAGAAAAAACCAATGTGCAGGGATTCCTGTCCAAGGTTACCAGCACCATCGCTGCGCATATGAACTGCGACAGCTGTTCCATATTTCTTCTCGATGATATCAGCGGAGAGCTTGTGCTCGAAGCGACGGAAGGGCTGAACCGGGATTTTATCGGAAAACTCCGGTTGAAACCGGGAGAGGGGCTGACCGGACAGGCTCTCATGGATGAGAACATCATCATAGAGAGCGAGGGTTTGAAAAACCCCAATTATAAAAAAGTCCTGGGCTTCGGGGAAGAAGTTTACCACTCTTTTCTGGCCGCGCCCATCCTCAGCGGTCTTTCGAAGATAGGCGTACTTGTTCTGGAACACAAAATTGAAGATTTCTTCAATATCAACGACCAGATGGCCGTTAAGGCCATCGCATCGCAGCTGGCGACCACTCTGGAAAATGCCAAGCTGCTTATAAGCCTGAGAGAGAGCCGGAAGATCGAAAATAAGAGGATCACAGGTCCTCTTCATATCCGGGGCATCGCCTCGGGGTCGGGAATCGCCACCGGTAAGGCTCTTATCCTGGGCGACAGTCCGGAAACGGTTTTCCTCGAAGCAGGAGATATCGACTACGGAGAATCGATTGAAGATTTTGAAGCCTCTCTGAATTCGACTGTCCGGCAGGTTGAAGATCTGCAGGAGCAGATGGAGGTCGAGCACTCCGATGTGGCGTCCATGATATTCAGCACCCATCTGCTCATGCTCAGCGATTCGAGCTTTTCCGGTGAAATGGCCAATATGATCAACGGAGGGGATTCTCCGGTTGATTCCATAATCGCGATAGTCAACAAATATATAACCATATTCAAGGGGAGCAACAACCCCCGCCTTCAGGAGAAGGTTCAGGACATAAAAGACCTGGGTCACAGGCTTTTGCGAAACCTGCGGGTTGAAGAGCATGAAGAGGGAGATTACAGCGGACAGATCATCGTGGCACGCGAGCTTCTGCCATCGGAACTGATTAAGATAACCGCCCAGAACGCCGAAGGCCTGGTACTCTTCGGCGGTGGAGCGACTGCCCATATCACCATACTGGCGAAATCTCTCGGCGTTCCGATCGTCTTTACGGACAACAAGCAGATTTTTGATATTCAGGAAAACTCCCATCTGATAATTGACGCCAACGAAGGCCACATTTTCGTCAATCCCGACGCCGGAACGGTCAGGAAATACAAAAGGCATAATCAGAGTGATCGGATATCCGAGGAGGAAATTTCTTCAATCGGCGAACAGACTTACACGGCCGATAAGAAGAGAATCAGATTGCTGGCCAATATCAATCTGCTGAGCGATTTAAAAAACGCCACTCTCTTCAAAGCCGAGGGAATCGGTCTGTACCGAAGCGAATTCCCCTTTATCATCAGGGACAACTTCCCTTCAGAGGAGGAACAGTTCCAGATCTATAAAAAGCTTATCGAAAGAGCTCCCGGAGAGGAAATGACCCTCAGGACACTCGATATCGGAGGAGACAAGATTCTCTCCTATATGAAGGATATTGAAGAGGAGAACCCCTTTCTCGGTTTGAGGGCCATCCGCTTTCTTCTGAAAAATGAAAAGATATTCCAGACCCAGCTCAAAGCGATGCTGCGGGCTGGAGCGGGAAGCAACCTGCGGATTATGTTTCCCCTCATTTCATCGGTCGATGATCTTATCGCAGCGAGAAAAGTGGTCGACAAGTGCCTTAAGGATCTAAAGAGGGATGGTTTGAAATATAATAAGAAGCCGGAAATAGGCGTTATGATCGAACTTCCGTCGGCGGTGATGGTTATAGAGGAAATCTGCGAAATGGCTGATTTTGTCTCTGTGGGGACAAATGACCTGGTTCAATATATGATCGGCGTTGACCGCTCCAACGATCATGTCGCATGGTTGTATACGGCACAGCACCCGGCCATTTTAAGAGCCCTGAAAAAAATTGCCGACGGTGCGGCTCTGAAGAAATGCGATGTATCCATCTGCGGCAATATTGCGGGAGATGAGAAGCTGATTGAGATTCTCATAGGTCTAGGATTCAGAAAATTCAGCATGAATCCGGCGAAAATCCCGGAAGTGCAGAAAAGAATTGAGAAGATCGATACAGTTGAGGCCGCGGCCAAAGCTGAGGCATTGCTGGAAAAGGGGCTTGTCAGTGAAGTCAAAGAGTATTTTGAAAGCCATGGAATTTGA
- a CDS encoding transglutaminase-like domain-containing protein produces the protein MPVLYNLLRILLQLFLLIIFGKYLEDVVSFPFLAAAYFFSLLLAWSLVRLRLRGAFSFFLLLLWPWLIRLFVIAFQQISPSFLQISFDMSFYFTLLPVYLFSLLTWLSLTHRRFGRYEVLVNGIILFVLFRSQGNYRVSLVPEPFWLAVFALVFLFLELLVLYLAVARERSLLKRGRDVLRETIPFLLVLLPMLFFMLLPLWREYEEGSVAGGGGLLKSSLFRFDFSEYIKLETEISMSDDLVLMFRKEGPAERLLLRRYVLSGYEDGQGFYRHDKDKSNPPDKVPTRYTEYEDPAFRNREKVNQELFLVNIDPAAFISLNYPVNVQPVYNWDDSSFVRIYRTEALVNTRPIREIDPSVFMAEGDREHYTYRGSNDAIEEMAREITENIPGSLLKTAAIERYFHENYFYSLKPGVAPDGDQLSWFLEETKKGYCSYFAFSMALMCRSIGIPARVAVGFWVDPDVSVLNFYPVRADQAHAWVEVYFEEYGWMEFDPTSSTMYPGEQYPFAGFTIDEFSSLIEEILDNELIAENLAEPVDNADRNSESGAVGEQILRFFRVYWPFLVASVYISVLLFYHKLYRILYFLQKPVRRKAGHIYRELRHLLSFERKPYRETVSDYALRLKKNYGVSFPELTSLYLKSLYSQEFSQDDLSEMKKLRQRIIEEYRHILSPLRRILHFFLPFVRNL, from the coding sequence ATGCCGGTACTCTATAACTTACTCCGGATACTTCTTCAGCTTTTTCTCCTTATCATATTCGGGAAATATCTGGAGGATGTCGTCAGCTTTCCTTTTCTGGCTGCCGCCTATTTTTTCTCTCTTCTTCTGGCCTGGAGCCTGGTTCGTCTCAGACTCAGGGGGGCTTTCTCTTTTTTCCTTCTGCTTCTCTGGCCCTGGCTAATCCGGCTGTTTGTCATTGCTTTTCAGCAGATCAGTCCCTCATTTTTGCAGATTTCTTTCGATATGAGCTTTTATTTCACCCTTCTTCCGGTATACCTCTTCTCCCTGCTTACATGGCTCTCTCTGACCCATCGGCGATTCGGGAGATACGAAGTTCTTGTAAATGGAATTATCCTTTTCGTCTTATTCCGGTCTCAGGGAAACTACCGGGTCAGCCTTGTTCCCGAACCGTTCTGGCTGGCTGTATTCGCCCTTGTTTTTCTCTTTCTCGAATTACTGGTCCTCTATCTGGCTGTCGCCCGGGAACGGTCTCTTCTGAAAAGAGGCAGAGATGTGCTCCGTGAGACCATCCCTTTCCTCCTTGTCCTTCTTCCCATGCTGTTTTTTATGCTCCTGCCTCTCTGGCGGGAATATGAGGAAGGCTCGGTCGCAGGAGGAGGAGGGCTTTTGAAATCCTCTTTGTTCCGCTTTGATTTTTCTGAATACATAAAGCTGGAAACGGAAATATCCATGAGCGATGATCTGGTTCTCATGTTTCGGAAAGAAGGGCCGGCAGAAAGGCTGTTGCTCAGGCGCTATGTTCTCTCTGGTTATGAAGACGGGCAGGGCTTTTACCGCCATGACAAGGATAAGTCCAATCCTCCTGATAAAGTTCCGACACGCTATACCGAATATGAAGACCCCGCCTTCAGAAACCGGGAGAAAGTGAATCAGGAACTGTTCCTGGTCAACATCGATCCCGCGGCATTTATCTCTCTTAACTATCCGGTCAATGTTCAGCCCGTTTACAATTGGGACGACTCCTCTTTTGTCCGGATCTACCGGACAGAAGCTCTGGTCAACACCAGGCCCATCAGGGAAATTGATCCTTCTGTCTTTATGGCCGAAGGGGACAGGGAGCACTACACGTACAGAGGCTCTAACGACGCAATCGAAGAAATGGCCCGGGAGATAACGGAAAACATTCCCGGCTCTTTGCTGAAGACGGCAGCGATCGAGAGATACTTTCATGAAAATTATTTTTATTCCCTGAAGCCGGGAGTGGCTCCCGACGGTGATCAGCTATCGTGGTTCCTCGAGGAGACCAAGAAAGGCTATTGTTCCTATTTCGCCTTTTCCATGGCTCTCATGTGCCGCAGTATCGGCATTCCCGCCAGAGTAGCCGTGGGGTTCTGGGTCGATCCCGATGTGTCAGTCCTGAACTTTTATCCAGTCAGGGCGGATCAGGCCCATGCCTGGGTGGAGGTGTATTTCGAGGAATACGGATGGATGGAATTCGATCCCACTTCCTCAACAATGTATCCCGGAGAACAGTATCCTTTTGCAGGCTTCACCATCGATGAATTCAGCTCTTTGATAGAAGAAATTCTCGATAACGAGCTGATAGCTGAAAACCTTGCCGAACCGGTGGACAATGCGGACCGGAATAGTGAATCGGGAGCTGTCGGAGAACAGATCCTGCGCTTTTTCAGAGTGTACTGGCCTTTCCTTGTAGCGTCAGTATACATTTCTGTCCTTCTTTTTTATCACAAACTCTACAGAATCCTTTACTTTTTGCAGAAGCCGGTCAGGCGCAAGGCGGGACATATCTACAGAGAACTGAGGCACCTTCTCTCATTTGAACGGAAGCCTTACAGGGAGACTGTCAGCGATTACGCCCTGAGGCTGAAAAAGAACTATGGGGTTTCGTTTCCCGAATTGACATCGCTCTATTTAAAATCTCTTTATTCTCAGGAGTTTTCTCAGGATGATCTCTCCGAAATGAAAAAACTGAGACAGCGGATTATAGAGGAATACAGACATATCCTGTCACCCTTACGCAGAATTCTCCATTTTTTTCTGCCATTTGTGAGGAACCTTTAG